The DNA region GAAGTTATGGAGCGGATGTAATCTAATCTCCCACCAGCAGCAAGCGACACCCCAGGGGACCAGCTCCTGGGTGTGTTTACAGCACTGCATTACAAGATACAGCCCTACAATAATAATTTGCTGACGTAGGAGCCTCTTCAGAGGCTCTCTCAAACATCAGACTGCCCTGCGGCATTAGCACTTCGGTCAAGATTACCTCACTCCCACAATAACGATGGCAACACTGCGGAGGTAAGGATGAAACTACTCTGTGCACTCTTAGGCTTGTTATTACTCGGGCTGGGCATTCATTACATCACCCTGCGCGCCGATTTCAGCAACCTGGAACAACAACTATTCCAACAGCAGCAAAGCCAGCAAATGGCACTGGACCAGCAGCGCCAGGACTATGAAAAACAAATCCGGGATCTGCGCGAATTCATCGCCTTCGGCCAGGCCAGCCTGAATCAAACCCGAGCCGGTGGCACAACCGCCACGGCAGAATTATCGTCCAGCCAACGCGATACCTTTAGCGCCATCCAGGCGGATAATATCGCCCGCACCATCGATAAAAAATACCAGTTCCTGTTGGGCAGCCTGTCGCTCTCCAGCCAGGACCAACACAAGCTCCACGAACTCCTGCGCGAGCGCGAGCAAATACTGGGCAGCAACAGCGTCGGCTATTTTTCTTCACCGGAAGACATCGATAAAGCCATTCGCCAACAGCAGGAAGCCTTGGCGGATATTGATTATCGTATTACCCAACTGCTGCGCCCTGACGAAGTTAAAACCTATGAGCTGCTCAAGGACTCCAGCTATGAGCAATACCAAATGAATGATTTTTACAATCAATTGGGAGACGTATCATCGCTCACCGAAGACAAACGCCGAACCCTGTTGTTAAATAAACTCGAACAAAAGCAGGCCTTTAACAAGCAATTGGAAATTACCGGTACCGCCATTAACAAAGCGCATGGAGAAGAAAAACAATATTTACTGACGCAGGCCCACCAGGCCTTGCATGACTACAAGGACAATTATTTGCGCCAGGCGCGCGAGCAATTAACCCCGGAACAATTCGATAGGTTACGTGAATACGAACAGCAGCATTTCGATGAGATCTGGCAAAGCCTGAAAGCGGGATGGGGGGTCGAATAAACCCTCTCTGTTACCAGAGAGGGGCTACTGATTTTTGCGAGCCGATTAAAGGTTTATTGTTATAAAAATCAGAAAGCCGTTACATCAGATTTGCTAACATCGCAATTGGCGGTGTTCCAGTATTCACCGTACTTGGTAGATTCACTTCCTTTTTGTACACCCTTGAACTCCTCGCACACCTTGGGAGAGCCGGATTTGTAACCCTTGATTTTCAGGTTGCGAATCGTGGCTTTATCGCCAAAGTTACGGTTTACACCGGCAATACTGCCAATCGTTCCATCGACGGTTACGTTGTTAACAACCAGGTTGCGTGGACCGCCGTTGCTTGAGCAGTTGCCGCAAGAACGCCACAATTTTCCGTTCACACCCTTGGCAGTAAACCCGTTGATTACTTCAAAGGTACTGTTTTTGGAATTGTGTTGGAAAATCTTATCTGGTTTGCCACCAGGTGAGTTGCTGGTATTGTTATACGCAGAACCACCGGAAATGGTAAATTTTGTACCGCTGCTGATCAAAGAGGCTGCATCTTCACAGATATCCTCCCAGACCACATTCTCTGCACGACAGCTACCGCTCGTACAGTGAATACCGTCTGCACCACCACTGGCTGCAATACGCACATTTTTAATGGTCGCATTTTTCAGGGTAATGACAGGCGGTTGACCTTCCGCGTCACCAGGGCACGACAGACCGATTGTCTTGCCACCACAGTCGACGGTTTTGTTCTCAATAGTTGCACCAGCTTTACACTCCGCACTGCCGCCTGTCGAAGTGCTGGAAGTCGATGAACTGGACTTCGAAGAACTTGACGAAGAAACACTACTGGAGGATACACCCGTACCACTGGAAGGAATGGAACATTCTTTCACGGTTTTATCTGGAGCTGGATCAGAACCAAAAGTTGCTACGCTACAACTGAAAGAGCCGTTAAGCACTTTATAGACAAATCTGTCGTCTGCCCCAAAGGCCACGTTGGTGGATTGGCTTACAGAACAGGTTTGCCCAATTTTACAGATGGTTACGTAACCACTCGGGCGGTTGGCTGCCAAAGCAACTGCAGACACACCAACAAGAACACCCGTTATCATTATTTTTTTTAACATACTAAACTCCTAACGACAGATCATAATGATCGGAGAGGAGCAGATTTTGCACACAACAGGCAGAAAAAATACATCCACTGCATTCTGTTACTGCTGCGGCATAAACTGCTATGGTTTATGCCCGCAAAAATCCTAGCCGGAAAAATATAGCAGTTCGCTGCATGAGGTGAAACACTTTTTATGATTATTCATATAAAATAAAACGCTCACAGCAATGCGCGACCTCACTGGCCCTTATAAAGCCAGGCACGTGCAGGTTCCATAACATTCACTATAACGATTGCCATGCTGTTAGCCAGAAGTCATGCGGATCGCTTTCGAGATGACCGCTAACCAATAAGAATCGAATGACCGGTCAATGCCTTGGGGATAGTGTTACGCAGGAAGCTGCTTCATATTCCAGTCAACCACATGGGTCTGTTACATACAGCCACGTGCGACCGGAAGCAGCTGCCCGGCCTCCCACCACCATCCTGAATCACTAAAAAGCCAAGGGCTTCAAGGGCGCAATATGGGTTTTTCTCGATTTTTTTACGTTTATCTACCCGGTTTTTCGCGGGTTTTTCTCGTCGCGTTGGTGGGTACATCATTACTGGGTGGCTGCAGTAAACGCGATACCCACACACCGATTACCGAACAGCCGCCGACAATCAAGCTTGCACCTGTAGTAGACCAGCAGCGCTTCCATACGACCTATCTCGCCCATGTAACAACTGAAACAAATAGCCTGATAACCGGTACGGATGGCAGCATACTGTTACATAACCAGGCTGAAGGTTATTGGCGCGCCCTGCCCACGGCAGGCCTGACATCGAGTATTTTTGCAATAGCGGCTACGGATGATGGCCAGCAGATGATGGCGGTTGGCGAGGACGGGTTGATCATTATGTCCAACAACGCTGGCATTGATTGGGAACAACTGGCCGCTCCCACCACAGCGCATTTACGCACACTGGTTTTTGATCCGCTCAGGCAGGCCTGGTGGATCGGGGGGGATCAGGGTACCCTGCTAAAAACCCCGCGCGATCTTAGCCGTTGGCAAGCGGAGTCCTGGCCACAGGGAAAAAGTATTACCCAACTCAGTTATCATCCGGCGCAACAGCGATTAACCGCCAGCGGGGATGAAGGATTGATTGCCCTGCTCAATACCGATTCGCATTTCTGGCAACAGCAAAATATTCCTGCCAGCACCCGGATTACACAACACGCCGTTAATGACCAAAACACCACCATTGCCCTGACGACTGAAGGTAATGTCTTACGCAAAAATGCTGGCAGCATATCTTCCGCTTGGCAGATGGTCACCTTATCCCCCAATACCTATTTAAGTGGCAGTGTTTATGATGCTTTCCATCGCACCTGGATTGTGTTTGATAGCGAGGGGCACATTTACCTGAGCGATGACCAGGGCGAACACTGGGCAGCCGTTGCCGGGGTTGATACTTACCTCAATCGGGGTATTTACCTTGCACACATCCATCGGCTTTTACTCGTTGGGGACCGGGGCCTTGTTGCACTGTCGGATGATGGTGGCCGCACCTGGAGCCAACAATGGTTAAGCGATCAGGCTATCGAAGGTATTGTTGCACTCAATCCGCAAACATTACTCGCCTACGGCAATAAGGGGCTGTTGCTCGAATCCCTGGATGCAGGGAAACACTGGCATTTACTGCAGACACCTATAGACCCTTTTATCCACGAAGTGATTGCCATTAATCCCGATAAGCAGCGCTGGTTGGCGGTAGGCGCAAAAGGCTTGATGCTGGTTTCGGATGACCAGGGTAAAAGCTGGCAGCGACAGGAGAGTGCAACCCACCAGGATGATTACCTGTTCACGGTTATCCAGGAGCCCACAACCCATACGCTACTCAGCGCAGGGCCACCGGGCACCTTGTTGCGCTCAACCGATGCGGGCCATCACTGGGAGCGACAACTGAACCTGGACAACGCTGGTGAAGGCTATTTCCATCAACTGCTCAGCAATCGCAGGGGAACACTGGTCGCCCTCGCCGGCCCCGGTAAAACCCTCTACTCCGAAGACGATGGCCTCAACTGGCAAGCCGCACAAATAATCGGCGAACAACATTTGTACGCAGGCGTCTACGTCGACAAGGCCGAGGTATTTATTGCGGTTGGGCAATCCGGCGCTATCCAGCGCTCACACGATGGGAAAGTCTGGGAAGCCATTACTTCCAACGCCGGGCAGGACTTATACAGCCTGCTAGCCGATGGCAATCATATTTGGATTGGCGGCAATCGCGGCACGCTGCTTCACTCCATAGATGCTGGACAGCACTGGACGCTGGTGGACACAGGTACGACCAAAACACTGCAATACCTGACACAAACCCCCAAGGGCAGTTTAATCGCGACAGGTTCCCAGGGGTTAGTGCTCATCTCCCGAGATGCCGGCAAACACTGGCAACACATAGAGCCGCCCACAGCGACCAACCTGCGTCGGATTTACCATCGCCCCAATGGCGATTTATGGGTTGCCAGTCGCGCCGGGGAAATTTTCCGGTCGCAGGACGATGGCCAACACTGGCAGGCCTTACCTGCACTCACTAGCGCATCCATTAAAGGATTATTGATCGATGAATCCAGTCAAACCCTGATAGGTTACGGTGAAGCCCTGGTACGTATTCCCCTTCCTTAATCGTCATTAGAGCAGGTATCACAATGACAAGAGTTATCCTCCGTTTATTCATGATAGGCAGCGTTTTATGCGCTGTCTGCGCATGCAGCCTTTTCTCTGCCTCATCCACAATGCAAGGCTATGCCATAGAACAGCAACCATTAGCTAATGGCCTGGTGCAGATCCGTGATGCCAATGGGCAGGTGCAGACCACAACCACACGTGCAGATGGTTTTTACCGGATTTCAACCACCCATTTAACCGCGCCATTGCTGCTGAGCGTGAGCGCACAGGGTAACGCGGAAGATTGCCACCGCAACGATCAGCTGCGCCCTATTTGCCTGGCCAGTGTCGTGATGAAACTGGAACAGACAACCTATGGCAACATCAATCCGCTGACAGATCGTGTCGCGTCGGATATTGCCGTAACACTGGGCCATATCGGACCACAGCAATGGGTTAACCAACAGGGTGCGGTAAGCATTCCCGCCAGTGTGCATCAACAGGCCCTGGAAAATTTACATTCCGGTTTTGCAGATGCGCTGACACAGATAGGAATCGATACGACCAGCTTTGATGCCGCCCGTTTTCCAATGGAGCGCAACTCACAGCTTGCAGACTTGCTGTCACTGCTGCACCACAACCGCAATTACGACAACAACACCGGCAAAACCGGCCATGCAACCCTCAGCGATTTCAGCTTTCGCCCTATTGTGGGCCTGAGTGCAACAGGTGCCTATGAGCGCTTTGATATTGTGCGCGCACGCGCTGAACGGAATGCACTTGCCAAGGCCCGTACCCGTATTTTTATCGTCGGTGACTCCACCTCGGCGGTTTATGAACAATTGCGTTTTCCGCGCATGGGCTGGGGCCAGGTCTTTGAGCAGGAATTTACTGCAAACAGTGGTATCAAGGTGGTGACAGGCTCACGCGCCGGACGCAGTTCGCGCGATTTTTATAACGGCCGCTGGTTTGCCCAAATGGAATCGCTGATCCAGCCGGGCGATTATGTGTTTATCAACCATGGCCACAATGACCAGAACTGTGATAGCAATAAACCCGTTCGCGGTATGGCTGATGTCAGGAACCTCTGCACCTATCCCAACAGCGATAAGGGCGACCCCCAGTTCCCTGCCAACCAGCCCGAATTAAGCTTTCAATATTCGCTTGAACGCTACATCGAGATTGCGCGCAGCAAGGGTGCCATTCCGGTGATGTTTACCCCCACGGCACGTATCAAAAATGCCCGGGGCGAACAAACAACACCCGTGGTTCATACGCACCTTATCCGCGCTGCCTCAGGTAAACACTATCTGTTCACTGGCGATTACACCCAAACGATCAAAGACGTTGCCAGGAAACACCAACTGCCCTTAATCGACCTGGAGGCAAGGAGTATTGAATTTGCAAATCGTGTCGGCAATCCGGGTTGGAAGGATTATTGGTTGGTCGTGGACCCCGCGATCAATCCCTTCTATGCCAACAACGT from Cellvibrio japonicus Ueda107 includes:
- a CDS encoding pectate lyase, which codes for MKECSIPSSGTGVSSSSVSSSSSSKSSSSTSSTSTGGSAECKAGATIENKTVDCGGKTIGLSCPGDAEGQPPVITLKNATIKNVRIAASGGADGIHCTSGSCRAENVVWEDICEDAASLISSGTKFTISGGSAYNNTSNSPGGKPDKIFQHNSKNSTFEVINGFTAKGVNGKLWRSCGNCSSNGGPRNLVVNNVTVDGTIGSIAGVNRNFGDKATIRNLKIKGYKSGSPKVCEEFKGVQKGSESTKYGEYWNTANCDVSKSDVTAF
- a CDS encoding sialidase family protein — encoded protein: MGFSRFFYVYLPGFSRVFLVALVGTSLLGGCSKRDTHTPITEQPPTIKLAPVVDQQRFHTTYLAHVTTETNSLITGTDGSILLHNQAEGYWRALPTAGLTSSIFAIAATDDGQQMMAVGEDGLIIMSNNAGIDWEQLAAPTTAHLRTLVFDPLRQAWWIGGDQGTLLKTPRDLSRWQAESWPQGKSITQLSYHPAQQRLTASGDEGLIALLNTDSHFWQQQNIPASTRITQHAVNDQNTTIALTTEGNVLRKNAGSISSAWQMVTLSPNTYLSGSVYDAFHRTWIVFDSEGHIYLSDDQGEHWAAVAGVDTYLNRGIYLAHIHRLLLVGDRGLVALSDDGGRTWSQQWLSDQAIEGIVALNPQTLLAYGNKGLLLESLDAGKHWHLLQTPIDPFIHEVIAINPDKQRWLAVGAKGLMLVSDDQGKSWQRQESATHQDDYLFTVIQEPTTHTLLSAGPPGTLLRSTDAGHHWERQLNLDNAGEGYFHQLLSNRRGTLVALAGPGKTLYSEDDGLNWQAAQIIGEQHLYAGVYVDKAEVFIAVGQSGAIQRSHDGKVWEAITSNAGQDLYSLLADGNHIWIGGNRGTLLHSIDAGQHWTLVDTGTTKTLQYLTQTPKGSLIATGSQGLVLISRDAGKHWQHIEPPTATNLRRIYHRPNGDLWVASRAGEIFRSQDDGQHWQALPALTSASIKGLLIDESSQTLIGYGEALVRIPLP
- a CDS encoding rhamnogalacturonan acetylesterase; amino-acid sequence: MQGYAIEQQPLANGLVQIRDANGQVQTTTTRADGFYRISTTHLTAPLLLSVSAQGNAEDCHRNDQLRPICLASVVMKLEQTTYGNINPLTDRVASDIAVTLGHIGPQQWVNQQGAVSIPASVHQQALENLHSGFADALTQIGIDTTSFDAARFPMERNSQLADLLSLLHHNRNYDNNTGKTGHATLSDFSFRPIVGLSATGAYERFDIVRARAERNALAKARTRIFIVGDSTSAVYEQLRFPRMGWGQVFEQEFTANSGIKVVTGSRAGRSSRDFYNGRWFAQMESLIQPGDYVFINHGHNDQNCDSNKPVRGMADVRNLCTYPNSDKGDPQFPANQPELSFQYSLERYIEIARSKGAIPVMFTPTARIKNARGEQTTPVVHTHLIRAASGKHYLFTGDYTQTIKDVARKHQLPLIDLEARSIEFANRVGNPGWKDYWLVVDPAINPFYANNVSGSPQAPDGTHFQQRGAEAMAKLVAEEIRKQPALTALAKHVKGDR